CAGCCCGGCAACACCGCGGCGAAGTAGCTCCTGCCGCCGGCGACCGCGATGTGAATGTCCTCGGGCGTCGGCGTGACGGGCAGCCGTGTCGTCGGGTTGTCGAGGTCGTAGCGCAGGGGATAGCGGCCCGCGTCGCGCTCCATCTTCCTGAACTGCTCGTGGACCACGCCGCAGGCGCGCACGTCGGACAGCGGCCGCCGCGCGTGCTCCCAGAGATAGAGGCGCACGTCCTGCTTGGACCAGCCGCGCTTGGCGAACTCTTCGGCGTTGAGCGGGTTCAGCGTCACGAGCGTCTGCCCCATGACGTGCATGTTGTTGTTGCCGAGCGAGCACATGGAGTCGGCCAGGACGTGCAGCATCTCCTCGGGCGTGCCGTAGCAGAAGACGCTGTGCGGCCCCTCGCAGGCGAAGACCGTGACCGCATCCGAGCCGGGCGGGCAGCCGCGCTCCACGTGGAGCGGCTGCCAGGGGTTGTCCTCCTCCTCTTCGGCGATACAGAAAGCGTACTCGCCGGGATGCGAGAGCGTCGACTTGTCAGTGTCCCACGGGACGGCGCCGCCGAGGTTCCAGAGGGCCAGGCGCACCGCGCGCCCCACGGCGGCGTTCGAGCGGTAGCCGTTGCCGAAGACGCCGTCCTTCGAGTTGAAGCGCAGCTCGCGCGCGATGGGACCGTTGACGATGACGAGCGAGACGCACATGTGCGTCGTCTGGCTGACGCCGTTGAGATTGTGCGCCGGGTCCATCATCGCTTCCATCGCCGCCAGCACGACCGGGAAGTGCTCGGGGCGGCAGCCGCCCATGACCGCATTGATGGCGAGCTTCTCGATCGTGGCGTCCCCGCCCTTGGGAGGGACCGGCCCCAGGCTTGCCTGGGGATCGCGTCCAACGTAGGCGATCAGGGCCTCGACGCGCTTGCGCGTCGGCAGGACCACCGGCAGCCCGTCGGTCCAGCCGCGCTCGAAGAAGAGCTCGACGGCCTCCTCGTAGTCGTCGAGCGACAGCGACTCGGAGACGAGGTTCATCCAGGCAGCTCGGCCCCGAAGCCCATGACGCGTGATAGATCGCGCGCGCTCTCGATGACGAGGGCCGCCAGGCGCGGCTGCTCGGCCAGGACGCGCTGGCTCGGGGCGCCCAGGACGAGCCCCGCGAGGACCTGACCATGGCGGTCGAAGACGGGCGCGGCGATGCCCGCGGCGCCCTGGGCGATCTCGTCCACCGAGACCGACAGTCCCGTGCTCCGGATCTCGTCGAGCGCCCGGCGGAGCGCCGCGCGGGTCACGGGCGTCTGCGGCGTGAAGGCCTTGAGCCGCGTCGCCTTCAGGTACTCCTGGCGGCGCGCGGGCGGCAGGTAGGCCAGCAAGAGCTTCCCGATTGCCGAGCAGTACAGCGGCCTGCGTTCGCCGATGCCCGCCGTGTACCGGACGGTATTGCGGCTCTCCACCTTGTCGATGTAGACGGCGACGGGCGCGTCTCCCGCCATGGTCGCGATGAGCGCGGTCTCGCCGCTCTTGTCCGCCAAGTCCACGAGGAAGGGCCTCGCCAGCTCGGGCAGCTCGCGGTTGGACAAGGCCGCCATGGCCAGCGTGAAGGCCGCGGGGCCGAGCCGGTAGTACCCGTCCGGGCTGCGCGCGAGGTAGCCCAAACGCGTCATCGGGCGGAGGAGATACAGGAGGCTGCTCTTCGGCGAGCCCAGCCGACGGGAGAGCCCGGAGAGGGTCGCGCCGTCGCGGCGGCGGGCGAGCGCCTCGAGCACTTCCAGAGCCCGGCCGAGGGCGCGGGGTCCCGCGTCGCGGTTATGGACCCGCGGCGGGACAACGGAAGCAGGCTGTGCCTTCGCTGTG
The window above is part of the Candidatus Methylomirabilota bacterium genome. Proteins encoded here:
- a CDS encoding IclR family transcriptional regulator; its protein translation is MRTSTAKAQPASVVPPRVHNRDAGPRALGRALEVLEALARRRDGATLSGLSRRLGSPKSSLLYLLRPMTRLGYLARSPDGYYRLGPAAFTLAMAALSNRELPELARPFLVDLADKSGETALIATMAGDAPVAVYIDKVESRNTVRYTAGIGERRPLYCSAIGKLLLAYLPPARRQEYLKATRLKAFTPQTPVTRAALRRALDEIRSTGLSVSVDEIAQGAAGIAAPVFDRHGQVLAGLVLGAPSQRVLAEQPRLAALVIESARDLSRVMGFGAELPG